Proteins from one Bradyrhizobium amphicarpaeae genomic window:
- a CDS encoding cupin domain-containing protein, whose translation MTAMSLSAVQRPAPSRSTALAVVAGLACAFAIGKTLPLTMDAVSGALAPLCATAAESSPLDKVEPIGSYALPNVPGKRVTIVRVTYGPGGFSRPHRHAGSVTAYITKGEIRSQLGGGPVETFGVGQSFFEPPGSTHLVSANASMTEPAELIAVFVADEGAQLTTLLE comes from the coding sequence ATGACAGCAATGAGTTTATCTGCCGTACAGCGGCCGGCGCCGTCACGTTCGACGGCGCTTGCCGTCGTCGCAGGACTTGCCTGCGCATTTGCGATCGGCAAGACACTGCCGCTGACGATGGACGCCGTCTCTGGCGCGCTGGCGCCGCTCTGCGCCACGGCGGCGGAGAGTTCGCCGCTCGACAAGGTCGAGCCGATCGGGTCCTACGCCTTGCCGAACGTGCCGGGCAAGCGCGTCACCATCGTGCGCGTGACCTATGGTCCAGGTGGATTCTCGCGGCCGCACCGTCACGCAGGATCGGTGACCGCCTACATCACCAAGGGCGAGATCCGCTCCCAGCTCGGCGGCGGTCCCGTCGAGACGTTCGGCGTCGGCCAGTCATTCTTCGAGCCGCCAGGCTCGACGCATCTGGTCTCGGCCAACGCCAGCATGACAGAGCCCGCGGAGTTGATCGCGGTGTTCGTGGCCGACGAGGGCGCGCAGCTCACGACGTTGCTTGAATAG
- a CDS encoding aldolase, with product MAHSLHASSPAPGPFRSNRPDLATDAIRTAREDLAACFRMAARNGFEEGICNHFSAVVPGHDDLFLVNPYGYAFREITASRLLICDFHGNVLDGEGVPEATAFYIHAEMHRLLPRAKVAFHTHMPYATALSMTEGEPLIWAGQTALKFYGRTAVDRDYNGLALDNREGARIASAVGDADIVFMKHHGVMVLAPTIAEAWDDLYYLERAAEVQVLAMSTGRNVLPVDPAIAAETYRQMREGDSESARLHLAAIRRQLDAEEPQYRH from the coding sequence ATGGCGCACAGCCTTCACGCTTCCTCACCCGCGCCCGGCCCATTCCGTTCGAACCGGCCGGACCTCGCCACCGATGCGATCCGCACCGCGCGCGAGGATCTTGCCGCCTGTTTCCGTATGGCGGCGCGCAACGGTTTTGAGGAAGGCATCTGCAACCACTTCTCGGCTGTCGTGCCCGGCCATGACGATCTGTTTCTCGTCAATCCCTATGGCTATGCCTTTCGCGAGATCACGGCCTCAAGGCTCTTGATCTGCGATTTCCACGGCAACGTGCTCGACGGCGAAGGCGTACCGGAGGCAACCGCCTTCTACATCCACGCCGAGATGCACAGGTTGCTGCCGCGGGCCAAGGTCGCGTTCCACACGCACATGCCTTACGCGACGGCGCTGTCGATGACCGAAGGCGAGCCCTTGATCTGGGCCGGCCAGACTGCGCTGAAATTCTACGGCCGCACCGCTGTCGACCGCGACTACAACGGCCTCGCGCTCGACAACCGCGAGGGCGCGCGGATCGCCTCGGCCGTGGGGGATGCCGATATCGTCTTCATGAAGCATCACGGCGTGATGGTACTGGCCCCGACCATCGCGGAAGCCTGGGACGATCTCTATTATCTCGAGCGCGCCGCCGAGGTGCAGGTGCTGGCGATGTCGACGGGACGAAACGTGCTGCCGGTCGATCCCGCGATTGCGGCCGAGACCTACCGGCAGATGCGTGAGGGCGATTCCGAATCCGCCCGGCTGCATCTCGCCGCGATCCGCCGGCAGCTGGATGCGGAAGAGCCGCAGTACCGGCATTGA
- the recJ gene encoding single-stranded-DNA-specific exonuclease RecJ, which yields MTPPATALPVEAPQAFLGVARSLTDKLWRDRLDARGAAQALAIVQRHQLPELLARVLAGRGVDIDAVPDFLDPTIRKLMPDPFTVTGMEAAAKRIADAAVKGEKVAIFGDYDVDGATSAALLTWHLRHCGLDPLIHIPDRIFEGYGPNVEAVRGLAAKGATLLVTVDCGTTSIEPLAEAKRLGMSVVVIDHHQAGTELPEVDALVNPNRLDDLSGLGHLAAVGLVLVTLVAVNRELRQRGFWNAEMPEPDLLGMLHHVALGTVADVAPLIGLNRAFVAKGLIAMRRRDHVGHTALMDVARLNGPPEAWHLGFMLGPRINAGGRIGRADLGVRLLLEGDSVEAARIAAELDRLNSERRVIEQAAEAQAEAEALASIGLEDKLSVIVTASEGWHPGVVGLVASRLKEKFSRPAFAIALEPGGIGTGSGRSIAGVDIGKAVRQAVTDGILLKGGGHAMAAGVTLRKEKLAEFRAYLENALARDVAEARHVNELYIDGAVSARAVTTELAATLNRAGPFGSGNPEAVLALPAHQLVFADEVGQAHLRLRFKSGDGAIVNGIAFRSVGQKLGNALLANRGQQLHVAGSLSVDRYQGAERVQFRVIDVALPDQGPSVIR from the coding sequence ATGACGCCGCCTGCAACCGCCTTGCCCGTCGAAGCGCCCCAGGCGTTTCTCGGCGTCGCGCGCTCGTTGACCGACAAGCTCTGGCGCGACCGGCTGGATGCCCGCGGGGCGGCCCAGGCGCTCGCTATCGTGCAGCGGCACCAGCTCCCCGAACTGCTGGCCCGGGTGCTGGCCGGCCGCGGCGTCGACATCGACGCGGTGCCCGACTTTCTCGATCCGACCATCCGCAAGCTCATGCCGGACCCCTTTACCGTGACGGGAATGGAGGCCGCGGCGAAGCGGATCGCGGATGCCGCGGTGAAGGGCGAAAAGGTCGCCATCTTCGGCGACTACGACGTCGACGGCGCGACCTCGGCGGCGCTGCTCACCTGGCACCTGCGCCATTGCGGGCTCGACCCGCTGATCCACATCCCCGACCGCATCTTCGAGGGCTATGGCCCTAATGTGGAAGCCGTTCGCGGGCTGGCGGCCAAGGGCGCCACGCTGCTGGTCACCGTCGATTGCGGCACCACCAGCATCGAGCCGCTCGCTGAAGCAAAACGGCTCGGCATGTCCGTGGTCGTGATCGACCATCACCAGGCCGGTACGGAGCTCCCGGAGGTCGACGCGCTGGTCAATCCGAACCGGCTCGACGATCTTTCCGGCCTCGGTCATCTCGCCGCGGTCGGTCTCGTGCTGGTGACGCTGGTTGCGGTCAATCGCGAGCTGCGCCAGCGCGGTTTCTGGAATGCGGAAATGCCCGAACCGGATCTGCTCGGCATGCTGCACCACGTCGCGCTCGGGACGGTTGCCGACGTCGCCCCCCTGATCGGTCTCAACCGCGCTTTCGTCGCCAAGGGGCTGATCGCGATGCGGCGGCGCGACCATGTCGGCCATACCGCGCTGATGGATGTGGCGCGGCTCAACGGGCCGCCGGAGGCCTGGCATCTCGGCTTCATGCTGGGGCCGCGCATCAATGCGGGCGGCCGCATCGGCCGCGCGGATCTCGGCGTGCGGTTGCTGCTTGAAGGCGACAGCGTCGAGGCCGCGCGGATCGCCGCCGAGCTCGACCGTCTCAACAGCGAGCGGCGCGTCATCGAGCAGGCGGCCGAAGCGCAAGCCGAAGCCGAGGCGTTGGCCTCGATCGGGCTGGAGGACAAGCTCAGCGTCATCGTCACGGCGTCCGAAGGCTGGCACCCCGGCGTCGTCGGCCTCGTTGCCTCCCGCCTGAAGGAAAAGTTTTCGCGACCCGCTTTCGCCATTGCGCTCGAGCCCGGCGGCATTGGCACCGGATCGGGGCGCTCGATCGCAGGCGTCGATATCGGCAAGGCCGTGCGGCAGGCGGTCACTGACGGCATTCTGCTGAAAGGCGGCGGCCACGCGATGGCCGCGGGCGTGACGTTGCGGAAGGAGAAGCTCGCCGAATTTCGCGCCTATCTCGAGAACGCGCTGGCGCGGGACGTCGCCGAGGCGCGCCACGTCAACGAGCTCTACATCGACGGCGCGGTCTCCGCGCGCGCCGTGACGACGGAGCTTGCGGCGACGCTGAACCGCGCCGGTCCGTTCGGCAGCGGCAATCCGGAAGCCGTGCTGGCGCTGCCGGCACACCAGCTCGTGTTTGCCGACGAAGTCGGGCAGGCGCATCTGCGCCTGCGCTTCAAGTCGGGCGATGGCGCCATCGTCAACGGCATCGCGTTCCGCTCGGTCGGCCAGAAGCTCGGCAACGCGCTGCTGGCCAATCGCGGCCAGCAACTGCATGTCGCCGGCTCGCTCTCGGTCGATCGCTACCAGGGCGCCGAGCGGGTGCAATTCCGCGTCATCGACGTCGCGCTACCGGACCAGGGGCCATCCGTGATTAGATAG
- a CDS encoding carboxymuconolactone decarboxylase family protein, with protein sequence MSHARSEYEEFKRIAPDAYDLVLALGQLAAKAGLDKQLLELVKLRASQINGCAFCVQHHVLLSERIGVPVDKLHLVAVWREAPIFSPRERAALAWAEALTLLPDGVSEDVYAEAALEFSETELMYLTSAVASINVWNRFGAAFRWTPAPRPVAANAAAS encoded by the coding sequence ATGTCACATGCCCGCAGTGAATACGAGGAGTTCAAACGGATTGCGCCCGATGCGTATGATCTGGTGCTGGCGCTGGGCCAGCTTGCGGCCAAGGCCGGCCTCGACAAGCAGCTTCTCGAGCTCGTCAAGCTGCGCGCCTCGCAGATCAACGGCTGCGCCTTCTGCGTGCAGCACCACGTCCTGCTGTCGGAACGGATCGGCGTGCCCGTCGACAAGCTGCATCTGGTCGCGGTCTGGCGCGAGGCGCCGATCTTTTCGCCGCGCGAGCGCGCCGCGCTGGCCTGGGCCGAGGCGCTGACCCTGCTGCCCGACGGCGTCAGCGAGGACGTCTATGCCGAAGCTGCCCTGGAGTTCTCCGAGACCGAACTGATGTACCTGACCTCGGCGGTCGCCTCGATCAATGTCTGGAACCGTTTCGGCGCTGCGTTTCGCTGGACGCCGGCGCCGCGGCCGGTGGCCGCGAATGCGGCAGCATCCTGA
- a CDS encoding lytic murein transglycosylase: MKQADSSAHHTRRTLLKSMLGAGTVLATPAGVLAAPPGFDEWRESFRARAMAKGISAATWQRAMARVEPDMSVFKQMRSQPEFHEQVWQYINRRVSDWRIINGKIALKNNEALLARIERDFGVERGTLLALWGVESAYGDPLVQQNHMTPVFPSLAALAWNEPRRKAYWETELINALRIVDKGWSTPEQMQGSWAGAMGHSQWMPEVWLNVGIDYDGDGKVSPFGKPDDALGSTAKYLVNRGKWHRGEHWGYEVRAAGNVSGSRTYAAWASSGVTRADGQPFPQPNASAQMWTPVAGGPTFLLGPNFYSVKSYNPSMNYALAICHLGDRCLGGPPFIQPFPGSERALTLAEVQEMQTRLTKAGFDTGGTDGRVGNDTMKAIKDFQQRAGIAPADGYGGLKVLAKLRQGG; encoded by the coding sequence ATGAAACAAGCTGATTCCTCGGCCCATCACACCCGCCGCACATTGCTGAAGTCGATGCTCGGCGCAGGCACTGTCCTCGCGACACCCGCAGGCGTACTCGCCGCGCCTCCAGGCTTCGACGAATGGCGCGAGAGTTTTCGCGCACGGGCTATGGCCAAGGGCATCTCGGCCGCGACCTGGCAGCGCGCGATGGCACGGGTCGAGCCCGACATGAGCGTGTTCAAGCAGATGCGCAGCCAGCCCGAATTCCACGAACAGGTCTGGCAATACATCAACCGCCGCGTCTCCGACTGGCGCATCATCAACGGCAAGATCGCGCTGAAGAACAACGAGGCGCTGCTGGCGCGCATCGAGCGGGATTTCGGTGTCGAACGCGGCACGCTGCTGGCGCTGTGGGGCGTCGAGTCCGCCTATGGCGATCCCCTGGTGCAACAGAACCACATGACGCCGGTGTTTCCCTCACTCGCCGCGCTCGCCTGGAACGAGCCGCGCCGCAAGGCCTATTGGGAGACCGAGCTGATCAACGCGCTGCGCATCGTCGACAAGGGCTGGAGCACGCCGGAGCAGATGCAGGGATCCTGGGCCGGCGCGATGGGCCATTCGCAATGGATGCCGGAAGTCTGGCTCAATGTCGGTATCGACTATGACGGCGACGGCAAGGTCTCACCCTTCGGCAAGCCCGACGACGCGCTGGGCTCTACCGCGAAATATCTCGTCAATCGCGGCAAATGGCATCGCGGCGAGCATTGGGGCTACGAAGTGCGGGCGGCCGGCAATGTCAGCGGCAGCCGCACCTATGCGGCCTGGGCATCTTCCGGCGTCACCCGCGCCGACGGCCAGCCTTTCCCGCAGCCGAACGCATCCGCGCAAATGTGGACGCCGGTCGCGGGCGGACCGACATTCCTGCTAGGACCGAATTTCTACTCGGTGAAGAGCTACAACCCTTCCATGAACTATGCGCTGGCGATCTGCCATCTCGGCGATCGCTGCCTCGGCGGGCCGCCCTTCATCCAGCCCTTCCCCGGCTCCGAGCGAGCGCTGACGCTCGCCGAGGTGCAGGAGATGCAGACGCGATTGACCAAAGCCGGCTTCGACACCGGCGGCACCGACGGCCGCGTCGGCAACGACACCATGAAGGCGATCAAGGATTTCCAGCAGCGCGCGGGGATCGCGCCTGCGGATGGCTATGGCGGGCTGAAGGTGCTGGCCAAGCTGCGGCAGGGCGGATGA
- a CDS encoding DUF808 domain-containing protein — protein MSVGLIGLLDDIAAIAKVAAASLDDVAGQAAKAGAKAAGVVIDDTAVTPNYVIGFASKRELPIVGKIAVGSLRNKLLILLPVALLLGYFLPTAVTPLLMLGGAFLCYEGAEKVLEAVMPHHAHHEAQRQPMAADARSVEDEKVASAIKTDFILSAEIMAITLAAIPAGNVWTQALVLALVGFGITVGVYGVVALIVKADDAGLALARYDGASIIGAAVRSLGRALVRGMPTFLAVLSTIGTAAMIWVGGGIILHGIEKYGPPVVGRTVHAATEAAAHALPSIGGVIEWSVEAAISGIVGLIVGALAIPAVQYGLSPAWKRLKGLRQA, from the coding sequence ATGAGTGTCGGACTGATCGGTCTTCTCGACGATATCGCGGCAATTGCAAAGGTGGCAGCGGCCTCGCTCGACGACGTGGCGGGCCAGGCTGCCAAGGCGGGCGCAAAGGCGGCCGGCGTGGTCATCGACGACACGGCCGTCACGCCGAACTACGTCATCGGTTTTGCCTCGAAGCGTGAACTGCCGATCGTCGGCAAGATTGCGGTCGGATCGCTGCGCAACAAATTGCTGATTCTGCTTCCCGTTGCTCTGCTGCTTGGATATTTCCTTCCAACCGCGGTGACCCCGCTGCTCATGCTGGGCGGAGCCTTTCTCTGCTACGAGGGTGCCGAGAAGGTGCTCGAAGCCGTGATGCCGCACCATGCGCACCACGAGGCCCAGCGCCAGCCGATGGCGGCGGATGCCAGGTCGGTCGAGGACGAGAAGGTCGCGAGCGCCATCAAGACCGATTTCATCCTGTCGGCGGAGATCATGGCGATCACGCTGGCAGCTATCCCCGCAGGCAATGTCTGGACCCAGGCATTGGTGCTGGCACTGGTCGGATTCGGCATCACGGTCGGGGTCTACGGCGTGGTGGCCCTGATCGTGAAGGCGGACGATGCCGGGCTGGCCCTTGCGCGCTACGATGGCGCCTCCATCATTGGCGCCGCGGTCCGCTCGCTTGGACGCGCACTGGTCCGCGGTATGCCTACCTTCCTGGCAGTGCTGAGCACCATCGGCACGGCCGCCATGATCTGGGTTGGCGGCGGCATCATCCTGCACGGCATCGAAAAATACGGCCCGCCCGTGGTCGGCCGCACGGTCCATGCCGCAACCGAGGCTGCAGCGCACGCCCTTCCCTCCATTGGCGGTGTCATCGAATGGTCGGTCGAAGCGGCCATCTCAGGGATCGTTGGATTGATCGTCGGCGCACTTGCAATTCCGGCAGTCCAATACGGTCTCTCGCCGGCATGGAAGCGGTTGAAGGGCTTGAGGCAAGCCTGA
- a CDS encoding SDR family oxidoreductase — protein sequence MKIVVIGGTGLIGSKLVARLRQQGHEAVAASPKSGVNAVTGEGLAAALAGADVVVDVANAPSWEPAAVLEFFERSSRNMVAAEAAAAVKHHVALSIVGTERSPDNAYFRAKLAQETIIKSSPVPYSIVRATQFFEFLAAIADMGAVDGRIVVPSALFQPIAADDVAFRLAEVATGKPLNGTIDIAGPEKAPFNEFIARRLKASGDTRPVTGDPKAAYYGGPIDDTSLNPLGEARLGSTPLATWLASH from the coding sequence ATGAAGATTGTCGTGATTGGCGGAACCGGGTTGATCGGATCCAAGCTGGTGGCGCGGCTCAGGCAGCAAGGCCACGAGGCCGTGGCGGCTTCACCGAAATCGGGCGTCAATGCCGTGACCGGCGAAGGCCTCGCCGCGGCGCTGGCAGGCGCGGATGTCGTCGTCGACGTCGCCAATGCGCCGTCCTGGGAGCCCGCCGCCGTGCTCGAGTTCTTCGAGCGGTCGAGCAGGAATATGGTCGCGGCAGAGGCCGCCGCCGCCGTGAAGCATCACGTGGCGCTGTCGATTGTCGGGACCGAACGGTCGCCTGACAACGCCTATTTCCGTGCCAAGCTCGCCCAGGAGACGATCATCAAGTCTTCCCCGGTCCCCTACTCGATCGTGCGCGCCACCCAGTTCTTCGAATTCCTCGCCGCCATTGCCGACATGGGGGCAGTTGACGGCAGGATCGTCGTTCCCTCGGCCTTGTTTCAGCCGATCGCCGCCGACGACGTCGCCTTTCGCCTCGCGGAGGTCGCGACAGGCAAGCCGCTCAACGGCACGATCGACATCGCAGGTCCCGAGAAGGCTCCCTTCAACGAATTCATCGCACGCCGCCTGAAGGCGTCGGGCGACACCCGTCCGGTGACCGGCGACCCCAAGGCGGCATATTACGGCGGCCCCATTGACGACACGTCGCTGAACCCGCTGGGCGAGGCGCGCCTCGGGTCGACGCCGCTGGCAACATGGCTCGCGAGCCACTGA
- a CDS encoding methyl-accepting chemotaxis protein, which translates to MSAALGLKAKPIATEPADDDSDISALINRLTAEVNQIAVDKTKSIQQITNQMKMLALNALIESSRAGAQGAGFAVVAQEVRGVGQQVETIARELESQLTKRTGDLVSSIERMSRRSRGERMMDLSLNAIELIDRNLYERTCDVRWWATDSAVVDCAASPGAAAVSHASQRLGVILGAYTVYLDLWLCDLDGNVIANGRADRFRAVGQNVAHTKWFREAKGLRSGDDYVAGDVENQPLLGNAQVATYCASVRAGGQANGAPIGVLAIHFDWEPQARAIVQGVRVGDSDKARVLLVDSNFRVIAASDGQGILSERISISLNGQASGFYHDRTGALIAFHATPGYETYRGLGWYGVIACGA; encoded by the coding sequence ATGTCTGCTGCGCTGGGTCTGAAGGCCAAGCCGATCGCCACCGAACCCGCTGACGATGATTCCGACATTTCCGCGCTGATCAACCGCCTGACCGCGGAGGTCAACCAGATCGCGGTCGACAAGACCAAGTCGATCCAGCAGATCACCAACCAGATGAAGATGCTGGCGCTGAACGCGCTGATCGAAAGCTCGCGCGCCGGCGCGCAAGGCGCGGGCTTTGCGGTGGTGGCCCAGGAGGTGCGCGGCGTCGGCCAGCAGGTCGAGACCATCGCCCGCGAGCTCGAAAGCCAGTTGACGAAGCGCACGGGCGATCTCGTCTCCTCGATCGAACGCATGAGCCGGCGTTCGCGCGGCGAGCGCATGATGGACCTGTCGCTGAACGCGATCGAGCTGATCGACCGCAACCTTTATGAACGCACCTGCGACGTGCGCTGGTGGGCGACCGATTCCGCGGTGGTCGATTGCGCCGCCTCACCCGGCGCTGCGGCCGTTTCCCACGCCTCGCAGCGCCTGGGCGTCATCCTCGGGGCCTACACCGTTTATCTCGACCTCTGGCTCTGCGACCTCGACGGCAACGTCATCGCCAACGGCCGCGCCGACCGCTTCCGCGCTGTCGGCCAGAACGTCGCCCATACCAAATGGTTTCGCGAGGCAAAGGGCTTGCGGTCGGGTGACGACTACGTTGCCGGCGACGTCGAGAACCAGCCGCTGCTCGGCAACGCGCAGGTTGCGACCTATTGCGCCAGCGTCCGGGCCGGCGGCCAGGCCAATGGCGCCCCGATCGGCGTGCTCGCCATCCATTTCGACTGGGAGCCGCAGGCCCGCGCCATCGTCCAGGGCGTGCGCGTCGGCGACAGCGACAAGGCACGCGTGCTGCTGGTCGATTCGAATTTCCGCGTGATCGCGGCGTCGGACGGCCAGGGCATCCTCAGCGAGCGTATCTCGATCTCGCTGAACGGCCAGGCCTCCGGCTTCTATCACGACCGCACGGGGGCATTGATCGCCTTCCACGCGACGCCGGGCTATGAGACCTATCGCGGGCTCGGCTGGTACGGTGTGATCGCCTGCGGGGCGTAA
- a CDS encoding peptidoglycan DD-metalloendopeptidase family protein, with protein sequence MPPGGETVVGKGFRFVSLFLASLSLLIATPLAADEFRSPSLTALRVDWRAALDQLRTEINGRPRVADDFIFAPRRSVPRYDSRAMPALVQLNAVSSRFFIGITRSPVPVLLPFDAAAYLEAQRSGATATLALSRYQADFNPVDMFDAGPAGYSATFSLEPGAGDGMPSRVFTRPVEVQITGSALVYDIADPAGGKGEPVKPLATTYPDLRRFIREGYVRYAFTRFGAAYVVSIQCLDSVAKPRRLACKEASPVAERFLKALRVAGGQRMRPLTDIASNVLDRPAGRSPDFSYRPSGDIIPNTGYRKQGGHPDAMAYAQIRFPLEKAPAFVRSQSYAKRDKTESTTAYPWRDNFCESRSFEVWQCAGGYGHQGEDIRAADCPPPGEGREPCDPKQRGVVAVRDAIVIRASKDQAATLQVNSRTEHIRFRYMHMNPQAMNADGVLNGRIVTEGEKIGVISNYLDHPAGTSMHLHFDVQVFTRDGWIWVSPYVTLVSAYERLIRARGREIGPEIAVTAQPVAHALPDDAIKPDLREGSGGEEN encoded by the coding sequence GTGCCGCCGGGGGGCGAGACAGTGGTTGGGAAGGGTTTCCGCTTCGTCTCGCTGTTTCTGGCGTCGCTTTCGCTCCTCATTGCCACTCCGCTCGCTGCGGATGAATTCCGCAGCCCTTCGCTCACGGCCCTGCGCGTCGACTGGCGCGCGGCGCTCGACCAGCTCCGCACCGAGATCAACGGCCGTCCCCGGGTCGCGGACGATTTCATCTTCGCGCCTCGCCGTTCGGTGCCGCGTTACGATTCCCGCGCGATGCCCGCCTTGGTGCAGCTCAACGCGGTTTCCTCGCGATTCTTCATCGGCATCACCCGCAGTCCGGTGCCGGTGCTGCTGCCGTTCGACGCCGCTGCTTACCTCGAGGCGCAGCGCAGCGGCGCGACGGCAACGCTGGCGCTGTCCCGCTACCAGGCAGACTTCAATCCCGTCGACATGTTCGATGCCGGCCCCGCCGGCTACAGCGCGACCTTCTCGCTCGAGCCCGGCGCCGGCGACGGCATGCCGAGCCGGGTGTTCACGAGGCCGGTCGAGGTGCAGATCACGGGCTCGGCGCTGGTCTACGACATCGCCGATCCCGCCGGCGGTAAGGGCGAGCCGGTCAAACCGCTCGCGACAACCTACCCGGACCTGCGCAGGTTCATCCGGGAAGGCTATGTCCGTTACGCTTTCACTCGGTTCGGCGCCGCCTATGTGGTGTCGATCCAATGCCTCGACAGCGTCGCCAAGCCGCGGCGGCTCGCCTGCAAGGAAGCCTCTCCGGTCGCTGAGCGCTTCCTGAAGGCCCTGCGCGTCGCCGGCGGCCAGCGCATGCGGCCATTGACGGATATCGCCTCCAACGTCCTCGATCGTCCGGCCGGGCGTTCACCGGATTTCAGTTACCGGCCGAGCGGCGACATCATCCCGAACACCGGCTATCGCAAGCAGGGCGGCCATCCGGACGCGATGGCCTATGCACAGATCCGCTTTCCGCTCGAAAAGGCGCCCGCCTTCGTCCGCTCGCAATCCTATGCCAAGCGCGACAAGACGGAGAGCACGACCGCCTATCCCTGGCGCGACAATTTCTGCGAGTCACGCAGTTTCGAGGTCTGGCAATGCGCAGGCGGTTACGGCCATCAGGGCGAGGACATCCGCGCCGCCGACTGCCCGCCGCCCGGAGAAGGCCGCGAGCCCTGCGATCCCAAGCAGCGCGGCGTCGTCGCCGTGCGCGATGCCATCGTGATCCGTGCGTCCAAGGACCAGGCCGCGACGCTTCAAGTCAACAGCCGCACCGAGCACATCCGCTTCCGCTACATGCACATGAATCCGCAGGCGATGAATGCCGATGGCGTGCTCAATGGCCGCATCGTCACCGAAGGCGAGAAGATCGGTGTGATCTCGAACTATCTCGACCATCCCGCGGGAACATCGATGCATCTGCATTTCGACGTGCAGGTGTTCACGCGCGACGGCTGGATCTGGGTCAGCCCCTACGTCACCCTGGTCTCCGCCTACGAACGCCTGATCCGCGCCCGCGGCCGCGAGATCGGCCCGGAGATCGCAGTCACGGCGCAGCCGGTGGCCCATGCGCTGCCCGACGACGCGATCAAGCCGGACTTGCGCGAGGGGTCAGGCGGCGAAGAGAATTGA
- a CDS encoding MarR family winged helix-turn-helix transcriptional regulator, whose protein sequence is MLRKTPTITRSKSLGKTAEPGPVQVPAPGEGKRGEQGYLGYLLRQAHAAVRLTMERTLADLGVTSPQFAVLTMLNAYPGLSGADVARLTFLTPQTVGVIIRNLERDGAILMTPHPVHGRIQQWTLTKRGATLLKACRERVIALEKRLAGGLDAKAEASIRRWLANVATELQED, encoded by the coding sequence ATGTTACGCAAGACACCGACTATCACGAGATCGAAATCCCTGGGCAAAACCGCCGAGCCAGGTCCCGTGCAGGTACCCGCCCCGGGCGAAGGCAAGCGCGGGGAGCAAGGCTATCTCGGCTATCTCCTGCGCCAGGCCCATGCCGCGGTCCGCCTGACGATGGAGCGGACGCTCGCAGACCTCGGCGTGACTTCGCCGCAATTTGCGGTGCTGACGATGCTGAATGCCTATCCGGGCCTGTCGGGCGCCGACGTGGCCCGCCTCACTTTCCTCACCCCGCAGACGGTCGGGGTCATCATCCGCAACCTCGAGCGCGACGGCGCGATCCTGATGACGCCTCATCCCGTCCACGGCCGCATCCAGCAATGGACACTGACCAAGCGGGGAGCGACGTTGTTGAAGGCGTGCAGGGAGCGCGTGATCGCGCTGGAGAAGCGTCTGGCTGGCGGGCTCGACGCCAAGGCCGAGGCGAGCATTCGCCGCTGGCTCGCTAACGTCGCGACGGAGTTGCAGGAGGACTAG
- a CDS encoding SDR family NAD(P)-dependent oxidoreductase, producing the protein MAGQVEGKVALVTGGASGIGEAIVELFAREGATVVITDIDELRGPELAKRVTKAGGKAIFLEQDVTSEERWSEIVGEIARRYGRLDIMVSNAGIGIAVPSITDMTLADWRKQNAINLDGVFLSVKHCLPLMRKHGGGSIVMMSSLAGLRGAPGLSAYSATKGGVRLFAKSIAMECAAAGDGIRVNSVHPGIIDTPIWGKIPTGATGAGQNAPIDPEERAKVATPLGRAGQAAEIASGVLYLASDASRYVTGSELVIDGGMNAGGVPRRA; encoded by the coding sequence ATGGCAGGGCAGGTTGAGGGCAAGGTCGCGCTGGTGACCGGCGGCGCCTCGGGTATCGGCGAGGCCATCGTCGAGCTGTTCGCCCGCGAAGGCGCGACTGTCGTCATCACCGACATCGATGAGCTGCGCGGGCCCGAGCTCGCCAAGCGCGTGACAAAAGCAGGCGGCAAGGCGATCTTCCTGGAGCAGGACGTCACCAGCGAAGAGCGCTGGAGCGAAATCGTCGGCGAAATCGCCAGGCGCTATGGCCGGCTCGATATCATGGTTTCCAATGCCGGCATCGGCATCGCCGTGCCCTCGATCACCGACATGACGCTCGCCGACTGGCGCAAGCAGAACGCCATCAATCTCGACGGCGTGTTTCTCTCGGTCAAGCATTGCCTGCCGCTGATGCGCAAGCATGGCGGCGGTTCGATCGTGATGATGTCCTCGCTCGCGGGCCTGCGCGGCGCGCCGGGCTTGTCGGCCTATTCGGCGACCAAGGGCGGCGTGCGGCTGTTCGCCAAGTCGATCGCGATGGAATGCGCGGCGGCCGGCGACGGCATCCGGGTCAATTCCGTGCATCCCGGCATCATCGACACGCCGATCTGGGGCAAGATCCCGACGGGTGCGACCGGCGCCGGCCAGAACGCGCCGATTGATCCCGAGGAGCGCGCCAAGGTCGCAACCCCGCTCGGTCGCGCCGGGCAGGCGGCCGAGATCGCTTCCGGCGTGCTGTATCTGGCCTCCGACGCCTCGCGCTATGTCACGGGCAGCGAGCTCGTCATCGACGGCGGCATGAACGCCGGCGGCGTGCCGCGGCGGGCCTGA